In Thalassotalea sp. Sam97, a single window of DNA contains:
- a CDS encoding alpha/beta fold hydrolase — protein sequence MTHQCKIHRHFADTDFGQLHYYAAGSAQNPILLLLHQAPSSGEMFLPVMSHLMDNYYCIAPDLPGFANSFAINSSQHTIAFYGDCIRQLVSELMTEHNMHQYYLLGHHTGAAVASYMAATDEHVKALILSGPTLLPDPIRASLADSVSRLSSGNCADDLQVLWHYIRGKDPQIDVSISQRDFCIALALGDDYPLVYQAVADFTCHDYMQKIVCATLVFAGSRDALHEYVPLTLKAISSSTYIDVGDSNTYVFETHSEKVAKIISKFLGSDDGFSA from the coding sequence ATGACGCATCAATGTAAGATCCATCGCCATTTTGCCGATACAGACTTTGGTCAGCTACATTATTATGCCGCAGGCTCGGCGCAAAACCCCATATTGTTGCTATTGCACCAAGCGCCGAGCAGCGGAGAGATGTTTCTTCCGGTGATGTCACATTTAATGGACAACTATTACTGCATTGCACCGGACTTGCCTGGTTTTGCCAACTCGTTTGCCATTAACAGTAGCCAACATACAATCGCCTTTTATGGCGATTGTATACGGCAACTGGTGAGTGAGTTAATGACTGAGCATAACATGCACCAGTACTACCTACTTGGTCATCATACAGGTGCCGCGGTTGCCAGCTATATGGCAGCAACGGATGAGCATGTGAAAGCATTGATATTGAGTGGGCCAACGTTGTTGCCTGATCCTATTCGAGCGTCATTAGCGGACTCCGTTAGTCGATTATCGTCGGGTAATTGCGCCGATGATCTGCAAGTGTTGTGGCATTACATCCGAGGGAAGGATCCACAAATAGATGTGTCTATCAGTCAGCGAGACTTTTGTATCGCCCTCGCACTTGGTGATGATTATCCTTTGGTTTATCAGGCCGTCGCAGACTTTACTTGTCATGACTACATGCAGAAGATTGTCTGTGCAACGCTGGTCTTTGCCGGTAGCCGAGACGCATTACACGAGTATGTCCCGTTAACTTTAAAGGCCATTTCAAGCAGCACATATATTGATGTCGGTGATAGCAATACCTATGTATTTGAAACACATAGTGAAAAGGTTGCAAAGATCATAAGCAAATTTTTAGGGAGTGATGATGGATTTAGCGCGTAA
- a CDS encoding isochorismatase family protein: MMDLARKSLGLGDKPALIVVDMINGFTDSRSPLGCDCPEVMSANQQLLFAFRKASLPVFFTTVVYRNKHQAHVFRNKIPDLNMLTPNSHWVEVDARLGGKQDDVVIEKQWASSFFKTDLATKLLAHNVDSLVVTGLTTSGCVRATVVDGLQHNYRVVVAKEAVGDRNEAAHHANLHDMHAKYADVLSVNDVIRHITSIAQKRIACTPS, from the coding sequence ATGATGGATTTAGCGCGTAAATCATTAGGTCTTGGCGATAAGCCAGCGCTGATTGTTGTTGATATGATCAACGGTTTTACCGATAGTCGCAGCCCGCTAGGGTGTGATTGTCCTGAGGTAATGTCTGCAAATCAACAATTATTGTTTGCGTTTCGTAAAGCGTCGTTACCTGTCTTTTTCACAACGGTTGTTTATCGTAATAAACACCAAGCGCATGTGTTTCGTAACAAAATCCCTGATCTCAATATGCTCACGCCAAACTCGCACTGGGTTGAGGTTGACGCCCGCTTAGGGGGGAAACAAGACGACGTCGTCATTGAAAAGCAGTGGGCGAGCAGTTTTTTTAAGACGGATTTAGCAACGAAACTGTTAGCACACAATGTCGACTCTTTGGTCGTCACAGGTTTAACCACAAGTGGTTGTGTTCGTGCGACCGTGGTGGATGGCTTGCAACACAACTATCGTGTTGTGGTGGCAAAAGAGGCGGTCGGTGATCGAAATGAGGCCGCCCATCATGCCAATTTACATGATATGCATGCCAAGTATGCTGACGTACTCTCTGTTAATGACGTGATTAGACATATTACGTCAATTGCACAAAAACGCATAGCTTGTACGCCATCTTGA
- a CDS encoding FAD-dependent oxidoreductase, protein MDAIQQLPVIIAGAGPAGSVLALALAKYDIPVMLLEKQQTLPIDLRASTFHPPTLELLHKLGVVDEMIAMGLVVDRYQYRDRKTQQVAEFDMSLISDETTFPFRLQLEQYELTHIIARHLKQYPHVTVLFEHEVVDFTQDEHEVSAVVKTPHGNINIAGSFLLGCDGASSNVRKAANIDYCGFTYDEKFLVASTNFPFEQVFDNLSYVNYVSDPDEWCVILRTDKIWRVLWPTDPNQVDEDTLLSEAYIQERLQHLYPKKGDYDIGHRTLYNVHQRVAETYFKGRVVLVGDACHINNPLGGMGMNGGLHDAFNLADKLVEIIVNGSEHNEKFAHYDRQRKDLAVQFVQQHTIANKKLMEATDPNVQSERQKMFMETAADPIKAKQFIMERAMIDCWRDSLRVP, encoded by the coding sequence ATGGACGCAATTCAACAATTACCTGTTATTATCGCTGGCGCAGGGCCTGCAGGGTCGGTATTAGCGCTTGCCCTAGCAAAATACGATATTCCTGTCATGCTGTTAGAAAAACAGCAGACATTGCCTATTGATTTGCGAGCGTCAACATTTCACCCACCAACGTTAGAACTGTTACATAAACTTGGCGTTGTGGATGAGATGATCGCAATGGGCTTAGTGGTCGATAGATATCAATATCGTGACAGAAAAACACAACAAGTGGCTGAATTTGATATGTCGCTTATCAGTGATGAGACGACATTTCCATTTCGATTGCAGCTCGAGCAGTACGAGTTAACGCACATCATTGCCCGTCATTTAAAGCAATATCCGCATGTAACGGTTTTATTTGAACACGAAGTAGTCGATTTTACTCAAGATGAACATGAGGTCAGTGCCGTAGTAAAAACGCCTCATGGCAATATCAACATTGCCGGAAGCTTTTTATTGGGCTGTGATGGGGCATCGAGTAATGTACGAAAAGCCGCGAACATCGATTATTGTGGCTTTACCTATGATGAGAAATTTTTAGTAGCCAGTACGAACTTTCCGTTTGAGCAGGTGTTCGATAATCTATCTTACGTCAATTATGTCTCAGACCCAGACGAATGGTGTGTGATATTACGAACCGACAAAATATGGCGGGTGTTATGGCCAACCGATCCAAATCAAGTTGATGAAGATACGCTGTTAAGTGAAGCCTATATTCAAGAGCGACTGCAGCATTTGTACCCTAAAAAAGGCGATTATGATATTGGCCATCGTACCTTATATAACGTCCATCAACGGGTAGCTGAAACGTATTTTAAGGGCAGGGTGGTCTTGGTCGGTGATGCATGTCACATCAACAACCCATTAGGCGGTATGGGCATGAATGGCGGTTTGCACGATGCGTTTAACTTGGCCGATAAATTGGTGGAGATCATCGTAAATGGTTCTGAACATAATGAAAAATTTGCCCATTACGACAGACAACGAAAAGACTTAGCGGTGCAATTTGTTCAACAACATACCATAGCCAATAAAAAGTTGATGGAAGCGACCGATCCGAACGTACAATCAGAGCGTCAAAAAATGTTTATGGAAACCGCCGCAGATCCTATTAAAGCCAAACAATTTATTATGGAACGGGCCATGATTGACTGTTGGCGAGATTCGTTACGGGTACCGTGA
- a CDS encoding TonB-dependent receptor encodes MKNKTKLSLLISSILLSQSGVAAEQETSGAVDESDIERITVTTRKLKETIETIPLSISVLNNEAIEKKGIETTQDLSKYIAGVSFDVGAAPTDTRPAIRGLTTERGRPNVAILVDGIDISSESMTLSGGGMTANMRLMDLQQVEVVKGPQSVNYGRSAFAGAINYVTKKPGFVFSTKADFNFDEHDTQEAAVRIEGGLTENLAASLKVASWDTDGVYTNPNTGGKLGTGESVGAALGLYYVGMDWTAYFRVEHSDEEYSPRAIAVKHVVHPGTFQDLATNPFATGVYADGVKIVPYEEGVDCSNAMPFWATSPGVQAIKNVPGIGAMMVPPGSDAPCRPFFDGRIDADESHIDLSANPFTGKDYDGTDVENTRASLIIDYEINDELMFMAITGWGNNDSTTIEDFDLSDFSLLSAPQGIPPMVPPFTQYGMQAEANMIYELQQFSQELKVIGEYETYSWVVSALFLDESMDTGFGTQFWMREGVDVATLMNQLPPFIPMANDAPSATPYYTPMTRDTEHWSLAALFKYAVTEDVNLTFEGRYIDETIDYTGNADDRGFLTAHGMDNRMIFDPMTRSMIPNPNYFTENTVSSNEFVPRLSVDWQLNDTVFTYASAAKGFKPGGVSTTDGNGDVSTGEYNPETLWAYEIGTKAFSEENNAMVSMALFYWDYTDQQVPFTVTDPVTGMARNSILNAGETSVKGLELESVWNMTPNFNWSLGYVYSDAQYEDFNVAEVIAASDTGARLSTVDKALSGNDDGDYSGNQLPLSANHSVTTSFKYNRPLETMDLFVELFGEYRSKRYIDSGEHAYLPSYDEWDLNIGLEGDNWMVNAYVNNLFDDDKVKSAIANVNYGFFPDGRSLPSIVAATLPMPRTVGIRFSITF; translated from the coding sequence ATGAAAAACAAAACAAAGTTGTCACTACTGATCTCCTCGATATTATTATCGCAGAGTGGGGTAGCTGCTGAGCAAGAAACTAGCGGCGCGGTCGATGAGTCTGATATCGAGCGTATTACGGTTACTACGCGTAAGTTAAAAGAAACCATTGAAACTATCCCGCTGTCTATTTCGGTGCTTAATAACGAAGCCATCGAAAAGAAAGGGATTGAAACCACACAAGATCTTTCCAAATATATTGCTGGCGTATCATTTGATGTTGGTGCAGCACCAACGGATACCCGTCCAGCCATTCGCGGTCTGACAACAGAGCGTGGTCGCCCAAACGTGGCCATTTTGGTTGATGGCATTGATATTTCATCCGAATCGATGACCTTATCAGGTGGTGGTATGACCGCCAACATGCGTTTGATGGACCTACAACAGGTTGAAGTCGTAAAAGGCCCACAATCGGTTAACTACGGTCGTAGTGCATTTGCCGGCGCGATAAACTATGTTACTAAAAAACCGGGCTTTGTTTTTTCAACCAAAGCCGATTTCAATTTCGATGAACACGATACTCAAGAAGCGGCTGTGCGCATAGAAGGTGGCCTTACTGAGAATCTAGCCGCAAGCTTAAAAGTGGCGAGTTGGGATACCGATGGGGTCTACACTAACCCGAACACCGGTGGTAAATTAGGTACAGGTGAGTCAGTTGGGGCTGCGCTTGGTCTGTATTATGTTGGTATGGATTGGACGGCGTATTTTCGCGTCGAACATTCTGACGAAGAATACAGTCCTAGAGCCATTGCAGTGAAACATGTGGTACACCCTGGTACTTTCCAAGATCTCGCAACCAATCCTTTTGCCACAGGCGTATACGCTGACGGCGTTAAGATAGTGCCGTACGAAGAGGGTGTCGATTGTTCAAATGCCATGCCGTTTTGGGCAACCAGTCCAGGCGTTCAAGCGATAAAAAATGTCCCCGGTATTGGTGCAATGATGGTACCACCTGGCAGTGATGCACCATGTCGTCCATTTTTTGATGGTCGTATCGATGCCGATGAGTCACACATTGACTTGTCTGCTAACCCTTTTACTGGCAAAGACTACGATGGCACTGACGTTGAAAATACTCGAGCGTCGTTGATTATTGATTATGAAATCAATGATGAGCTGATGTTTATGGCTATTACGGGGTGGGGAAACAACGATAGCACGACAATAGAAGACTTTGATTTGTCCGATTTCAGTTTGCTATCTGCGCCGCAAGGCATCCCACCTATGGTGCCACCGTTTACCCAATATGGTATGCAAGCAGAAGCAAACATGATCTATGAGCTACAACAATTTAGCCAAGAGTTGAAGGTGATCGGTGAATACGAAACTTATTCGTGGGTTGTGTCTGCGCTGTTCTTAGATGAGTCTATGGATACCGGATTTGGCACACAATTTTGGATGCGTGAAGGAGTCGATGTTGCCACCTTAATGAATCAATTGCCACCATTTATTCCTATGGCGAATGATGCACCAAGCGCGACACCATATTACACGCCGATGACACGGGACACAGAGCACTGGTCGCTCGCAGCATTGTTTAAATACGCAGTTACTGAAGACGTGAATCTGACGTTTGAAGGACGGTACATTGATGAAACCATCGATTACACCGGCAATGCCGATGATCGCGGTTTCTTGACCGCCCACGGTATGGATAACCGCATGATCTTTGATCCGATGACGCGCTCGATGATACCTAATCCAAATTACTTTACCGAAAATACCGTCAGCAGTAATGAATTTGTGCCACGTTTATCGGTTGATTGGCAACTTAATGATACCGTATTTACTTACGCATCAGCGGCAAAAGGCTTTAAACCGGGTGGTGTGTCCACGACCGATGGTAATGGTGACGTGTCAACGGGTGAATACAATCCAGAAACACTATGGGCATATGAAATTGGTACAAAAGCCTTCTCAGAAGAAAACAATGCCATGGTATCTATGGCGTTATTCTACTGGGATTATACCGATCAACAAGTCCCATTTACGGTAACCGACCCTGTCACCGGTATGGCAAGAAACTCCATACTAAATGCAGGTGAAACATCAGTAAAAGGCCTAGAATTAGAGTCGGTTTGGAATATGACACCAAACTTTAACTGGTCATTAGGTTATGTTTATTCTGATGCGCAGTATGAAGATTTTAATGTCGCCGAAGTGATTGCCGCCAGTGATACCGGTGCTCGTTTGTCTACAGTAGATAAAGCGCTATCTGGTAACGACGATGGTGACTACAGTGGTAACCAGTTACCGCTATCAGCGAATCACAGTGTCACCACCAGCTTTAAGTACAATCGTCCACTTGAAACCATGGACTTATTTGTTGAGTTGTTTGGTGAGTATCGCTCCAAACGTTATATCGACTCGGGTGAACACGCATATTTACCAAGCTATGACGAATGGGATCTGAACATTGGTTTAGAAGGTGATAATTGGATGGTGAACGCCTACGTCAATAACTTATTTGATGATGACAAGGTTAAATCAGCCATTGCCAATGTGAATTATGGATTTTTTCCTGATGGACGCAGCTTACCGTCAATTGTTGCGGCAACATTACCCATGCCACGCACCGTTGGTATTCGTTTTAGTATCACATTCTAA